A stretch of Triticum aestivum cultivar Chinese Spring chromosome 1D, IWGSC CS RefSeq v2.1, whole genome shotgun sequence DNA encodes these proteins:
- the LOC123174826 gene encoding pentatricopeptide repeat-containing protein At1g07740, mitochondrial produces the protein MLPNSRARHRRDPSKLLYKPRPPPEPHPFLLHLKSLPSPVAAAAALLSAPRRLHDHPFASCVLYRLARARLFPLLLPLLSALRARRAPLRATVFAGLIDRLGAASRPDAALLVFFRAVPAFCPHSNATFHALVHCLVCNGRVDAARNMLPRAAKLGVRPNAVSYNIILKGLCGRDGSAGARVVLDEMLGRGVRPTVVTFNTLVGAACQEGDVGAAERLKEEMVRRGVSPNAVTYSLLMRGLCDAGRQDDAKKLMFDMEYQGCQTEAVNYGVLMSAYARQGDVDAIRELLSDMRKRKLGPDDAGYNVLIKCLCDSGRADEAHKALVEMQLKDGTAPSAATYRVLADGCCRAGDFGLGLRVFNAMLSSGHRPLGHTFKHLAKGLGEDGKAEEACFVLEKMAESGVWMDAEGWRSLATCVCSGSAGEVKLVDELALSS, from the coding sequence ATGCTTCCGAACTCGAGAGCCCGCCACCGGCGCGACCCGAGCAAGCTCCTCTACAAGCCgcgcccgccgccggagccgcacccGTTCCTGCTCCACCTCAAGTCGCTCCCTTCCCCGGTCGCCGCGGCGGCCGCGCTCCTCTCGGCGCCGCGCCGCCTCCACGACCACCCCTTCGCCTCCTGCGTGCTCTACCGCCTGGCCCGCGCGCGCCTCTTcccgctcctcctcccgctcctctccGCGCTCCGCGCCCGCCGCGCCCCGCTCCGCGCCACCGTCTTCGCGGGGCTCATCGACCGCCTCGGCGCCGCCTCCCGCCCCGACGCGGCCCTCCTCGTCTTCTTCCGCGCCGTGCCCGCCTTCTGCCCCCACTCCAACGCCACCTTCCACGCGCTGGTCCACTGCCTCGTCTGCAACGGCCGCGTGGACGCCGCCCGGAACATGCTCCCCCGGGCCGCCAAGCTCGGCGTCCGCCCCAACGCCGTCTCCTACAACATCATCCTCAAGGGGCTGTGCGGCCGGGACGGGTCCGCGGGCGCCCGCgtggtgctcgacgaaatgctcgGCCGCGGCGTCCGGCCCACGGTGGTCACCTTCAACACGCTGGTGGGGGCGGCGTGCCAGGAAGGGGACGTGGGCGCGGCGGAGCGGCTCAAGGAAGAGATGGTGCGCCGGGGCGTCTCGCCGAACGCCGTGACATACTCCCTCCTGATGCGGGGCCTGTGCGACGCCGGTCGGCAGGACGACGCCAAGAAACTGATGTTCGACATGGAGTACCAGGGCTGCCAGACCGAGGCGGTGAACTACGGCGTGCTGATGAGCGCCTACGCGAGGCAGGGCGACGTCGACGCCATCAGGGAGCTGCTCTCCGACATGCGCAAGCGCAAGCTCGGGCCCGACGACGCGGGCTACAACGTCCTGATCAAGTGCCTGTGTGACAGCGGCAGGGCGGACGAGGCGCACAAGGCGCTCGTCGAGATGCAGCTCAAAGACGGCACGGCACCAAGCGCGGCGACGTACCGCGTCCTGGCCGACGGGTGCTGCAGAGCCGGCGATTTCGGGTTGGGGCTACGGGTTTTCAACGCCATGCTGTCCAGCGGGCATCGCCCCCTAGGTCACACCTTCAAGCACCTGGCGAAAGGGCTCGGCGAGGATGGCAAGGCGGAGGAAGCCTGCTTCGTCTTGGAGAAAATGGCGGAGAGTGGGGTGTGGATGGATGCAGAAGGGTGGCGGTCTCTTGCTACATGCGTCTGCAGCGGCAGTGCAGGTGAGGTGAAGCTCGTCGATGAGCTAGCGTTGTCATCTTGA
- the LOC123182877 gene encoding uncharacterized membrane protein YuiD has protein sequence MRATEMLTAAAGAAAGTTPSTASVAGLAGASGGGPAAGAGGNFPLGAALLAFAFANLVNVLSIWLKEKKWDARKFLTSSGVISSLSAAVASLAVAVGQQEGGDSSVFALALVFAAVVMYDASGVRFHTGRQAALLNQIVSDLSPEHPIISTFRPLREPLGHSPFQVFVGALVGCTIAYLMGRSV, from the exons ATGAGGGCCACCGAGATGTTGACCGCCGCGGCGGGGGCTGCCGCCGGGACGACGCCCTCCACGGCCTCGGTGGCCGGCCTGGCCGGGGCCAGCGGGGGCGGCCCCGCCGCGGGCGCCGGCGGGAACTTCCCCCTCGGCGCCGCCCTCCTCGCCTTCGCCTTCGCCAACCTCGTCAACGTCCTCTCCATCTG GTTAAAGGAGAAGAAATGGGATGCAAGGAAATTTCTTACTTCTTCTGGAGTTATTTCATCTCTTTCTGCGGCGGTGGCAAGTTTGGCTGTGGCGGTTGGCCAACAAGAAGGCGGAGATAGCTCTGTTTTCGCCCTTGCATTGGTTTTTGCTGCCGTT GTAATGTATGATGCATCAGGAGTTAGGTTTCACACAGGCCGCCAAGCTGCG TTGTTAAATCAAATAGTTTCTGATTTATCACCGGAACATCCAATTATCTCTACCTTCCGGCCGCTTCGGGAACCTCTTGGACACAGTCCATTTCAG GTTTTTGTTGGAGCGCTTGTTGGTTGTACAATAGCATATTTAATGGGGAGATCTGTATGA
- the LOC123174810 gene encoding BTB/POZ and MATH domain-containing protein 1-like: MNFFAQTPISEEPQRPRMRALASLCTPSVVQGTHTFKIAGYSLQRGLGVDFVSTNSEVRASFEVRLVDQANKLPPLVLLSQKMPIVFRSHPPPYVGKDFLQPSLYLQDDNLVIECSITVLAESKVAVTATSVDIQVPPSDLSNNLGELLKAGEETDVTFEVRGESFHAHKNVLAMRSPVFKAVLFGPMGDKTRWTMNIEGIQPAIFSALLHFIYTDSLPSMGHLYGDDGEEMVKHLVVAADRYAMERMKVICESILCKNLNVQNVTTTLALADRYHCNQLKNACLEFITSPNRVQDVVESEEYAKLKRSRPAIIVDIFERATKSRKI, encoded by the exons ATGAATTTCTTTGCACAAACTCCAATCTCGGAGGAGCCCCAAAGGCCTAGAATGAGGGCGTTAGCATCATTATGCACCCCTTCTGTGGTCCAAGGAACACACACTTTCAAGATTGCTGGCTACAGCCTTCAAAGGGGCCTCGGCGTTG ATTTTGTGAGCACCAACTCCGAGGTGAGGGCGTCCTTCGAGGTCAGGTTGGTCGACCAAGCCAACAAGCTGCCGCCATTGGTGTTGCTCTCCCAAAAGATGCCGATAGTGTTTCGCTCTCATCCGCCACCCTATGTAGGCAAAGACTTCCTGCAACCATCATTGTACCTGCAGGATGACAACCTTGTGATTGAATGTTCTATCACAGTTCTAGCAGAATCCAAGGTGGCAGTAACGGCGACTTCCGTTGACATTCAAGTGCCTCCCTCAGACCTATCTAATAATCTCGGAGAATTACTTAAGGCGGGGGAGGAAACAGATGTCACATTCGAGGTTAGAGGGGAGAGTTTCCATGCACACAAGAATGTGCTTGCAATGCGGTCACCGGTCTTCAAAGCGGTTCTCTTTGGGCCGATGGGCGACAAGACAAGGTGGACCATGAACATAGAAGGTATACAGCCTGCTATTTTCAGTGCATTGCTTCACTTCATCTACACAGATTCATTACCTTCCATGGGACATCTTTATGGAGATGATGGTGAAGAAATGGTCAAGCACTTGGTCGTGGCCGCAGATAGGTATGCCATGGAGAGGATGAAGGTCATATGTGAGAGCATCCTTTGCAAGAATCTTAATGTTCAGAATGTCACTACTACTTTAGCTCTAGCCGACCGTTATCATTGCAACCAACTCAAAAATGCTTGCCTTGAGTTTATCACTTCTCCAAATAGAGTACAAGATGTGGTGGAAAGTGAAGAGTATGCTAAACTCAAAAGATCCCGTCCTGCTATCATAGTtgatatttttgagagggcaacTAAGTCCCGCAAAATTTAG